One genomic segment of Hymenobacter psoromatis includes these proteins:
- a CDS encoding TIGR00266 family protein has translation MRSHDVDYRILGSDIQVLEIELDPQETVIAEAGAMVYMDEAIAFETKMGDGSAPDQGLLGKLFSAGTRLLVGESLFLTHFTHRGSAGKSRVAFSAPYPGTIIPIDLGTMPQGLIVQKDGFLAAARGTQISLHFNQKFGAGLFGGEGFILQKLTGDGKAFVHAGGTIIEKRLNNELLRVDTGCVVAFEPSIDFSVARAGGLKSMIFGGEGLLLATLRGTGRVWIQSMPIKKLIRALAPNGGNAGKESGTVLGGALGSLFDE, from the coding sequence ATGCGCTCCCACGACGTTGATTACCGCATTCTGGGCTCCGATATTCAGGTGCTCGAAATAGAGCTGGACCCTCAGGAAACCGTGATTGCCGAAGCCGGTGCGATGGTGTACATGGATGAGGCCATCGCGTTTGAAACCAAGATGGGCGACGGCTCGGCTCCCGACCAGGGCCTGCTGGGCAAGCTGTTTTCGGCCGGCACGCGGCTGCTCGTGGGCGAAAGCCTGTTTCTGACCCACTTCACGCACCGCGGCAGCGCGGGCAAGAGTCGGGTGGCATTTTCCGCGCCCTACCCCGGCACCATCATCCCCATTGACCTGGGCACCATGCCCCAGGGCCTCATCGTGCAGAAGGATGGCTTCCTGGCCGCCGCGCGGGGCACCCAAATCAGCCTGCACTTCAACCAGAAATTTGGGGCCGGGCTATTTGGCGGTGAAGGCTTTATCCTGCAAAAGCTCACCGGCGACGGCAAGGCATTCGTGCACGCTGGCGGCACCATCATCGAAAAGCGTCTGAACAACGAGCTGCTGCGCGTAGACACGGGCTGCGTGGTGGCTTTTGAACCGAGTATCGACTTCAGCGTGGCCCGCGCCGGGGGGCTCAAGTCGATGATATTTGGGGGCGAGGGGTTGCTGCTGGCTACGCTGCGCGGCACCGGCCGCGTCTGGATTCAGTCAATGCCCATCAAGAAGCTCATCCGGGCGCTGGCCCCCAACGGTGGTAATGCCGGCAAAGAAAGCGGCACCGTGCTGGGCGGGGCGTTGGGGAGCCTGTTTGACGAATAA